The following proteins are encoded in a genomic region of Actinomadura sp. NAK00032:
- a CDS encoding tannase/feruloyl esterase family alpha/beta hydrolase, with product MPVRTAALTAGLAAGALVAALAAPAHAAPGQARERALTVPGAEKLVSARLDDLTTAGTVESGHTVPADFAGLHAAGTRNPAGVPGIQLDGYFPDDSAFNTNHGWNHDAQFVIRLPDRWNGGLVVAGSPGNRRQYANDVTISDWALGKGYAYAATDKGNSGLEFSKDGRRPGEAVAEWSHRLTQLTRAAKKAVAKRYGRSPGRTYAAGISNGGYLVRWQLENRPELYDGGIDAEGTLWRADGPNLFTYLPSILRAYPSYAATGDPSAHKALLKAGLAPGSEFLWPFHDQVYWELTQRIYREEFDPAYTGPEAEYDYASRPKEVHRAVARISLTGRIRKPLITLQGTYDTLLPIGTDSDVYAKLVRARGKAPYRYYRLEAANHVDGLYDTYPDRLRPLLPCMRTAFTALESWTRNGTPPPKSATLPRPASGDLVNTCSLT from the coding sequence ATGCCCGTCCGCACCGCCGCCCTGACCGCCGGCCTCGCCGCCGGCGCCCTGGTCGCGGCCCTCGCCGCACCCGCCCACGCCGCGCCCGGCCAGGCGCGCGAGCGCGCGCTCACCGTTCCGGGCGCCGAGAAGCTGGTGTCGGCCCGCCTGGACGACCTCACCACCGCCGGAACGGTCGAGTCCGGGCACACCGTCCCCGCCGACTTCGCCGGCCTGCACGCCGCCGGGACGCGCAACCCGGCCGGCGTCCCCGGCATCCAGCTGGACGGCTATTTCCCGGACGACTCCGCCTTCAACACCAACCACGGCTGGAACCACGACGCGCAGTTCGTCATCCGGCTGCCCGACCGCTGGAACGGCGGCCTCGTCGTCGCGGGCTCTCCCGGCAACCGCCGCCAGTACGCCAACGACGTCACCATTTCCGACTGGGCGCTCGGCAAGGGCTACGCCTACGCCGCGACCGACAAGGGCAACAGCGGCCTGGAGTTCTCCAAGGACGGCCGCCGCCCCGGCGAAGCCGTCGCCGAATGGAGCCACCGCCTGACCCAGCTCACCCGCGCCGCGAAGAAGGCCGTCGCGAAACGCTACGGCCGCTCGCCCGGCCGCACCTACGCGGCGGGCATCTCCAACGGCGGCTACCTCGTCCGCTGGCAGTTGGAGAACCGGCCGGAACTCTACGACGGCGGCATCGACGCCGAAGGCACGCTCTGGCGCGCCGACGGCCCCAACCTGTTCACCTATCTCCCGTCCATCCTGCGGGCCTACCCGTCCTATGCGGCGACCGGTGACCCGTCCGCCCACAAGGCGCTGCTGAAGGCGGGCCTGGCACCCGGTTCGGAATTCCTCTGGCCGTTCCACGACCAGGTCTACTGGGAACTCACCCAGCGCATCTACCGCGAGGAATTCGACCCCGCCTACACGGGGCCGGAAGCCGAGTACGACTACGCCTCCCGCCCGAAGGAAGTGCACCGCGCGGTGGCTCGGATATCCCTCACCGGCCGGATCCGCAAACCCCTGATCACCCTCCAGGGAACCTACGACACGCTCCTGCCGATCGGCACCGACTCCGACGTCTACGCGAAACTCGTCCGCGCCCGCGGAAAGGCCCCGTACCGCTACTACCGCCTGGAGGCCGCCAACCACGTCGACGGGCTCTACGACACCTATCCCGACCGGCTCCGCCCCCTCCTCCCCTGCATGCGCACCGCCTTCACGGCCCTCGAATCCTGGACGCGGAACGGCACGCCGCCGCCGAAGAGCGCGACGCTTCCCCGCCCCGCGTCCGGCGACCTGGTCAACACCTGCTCCCTCACCTGA
- a CDS encoding PHB depolymerase family esterase, producing the protein MKSTPILTAAAALALTAATATPSAAAAPLPGTLPQHAISASYVSGISSGGYMADQLHVAYSGTFKGAGIFSAGPYHCARGSVVTAQLACMNDLYDDNPAELERTARDRAAQGRIDPVANLAGHPVWIYHGTNDTTVKQSVNDGLAGFHRDFGAAVSYSKTSPAGHAWVSPIGPNPCSATYTPYINTCGDDPEGAMLAHLYGSVAPSAPAPGGTLMEFDQNAYAPNGSASSISMDAKGFAYIPAACESTTCRLMVALHGCQQGRGLIGTTFATKTYLNEYADTNTTIVLYPQATASSWTGGNPQGCWNWWGYGGDTAYDMKGGKQIETIMRMVRALGG; encoded by the coding sequence ATGAAATCCACCCCGATCCTCACCGCCGCCGCGGCACTCGCCCTCACCGCGGCCACCGCCACCCCGTCCGCGGCCGCCGCGCCGCTCCCCGGAACGCTTCCCCAGCACGCGATCAGCGCCTCCTACGTCAGCGGGATCTCGTCCGGCGGATACATGGCGGACCAACTCCACGTCGCCTACTCGGGGACGTTCAAAGGGGCCGGCATATTCAGCGCCGGCCCGTACCACTGCGCGCGGGGAAGCGTGGTCACCGCGCAACTCGCCTGCATGAACGACCTGTACGACGACAACCCCGCGGAATTGGAGCGTACGGCCCGCGACCGGGCGGCCCAGGGACGCATCGACCCCGTGGCGAACCTGGCCGGGCATCCCGTCTGGATCTACCACGGGACGAACGACACGACGGTCAAGCAGTCGGTGAACGACGGGCTCGCCGGTTTCCACCGCGATTTCGGGGCCGCCGTCTCCTACAGCAAGACCTCCCCGGCCGGGCACGCGTGGGTGAGCCCCATCGGCCCCAATCCGTGCTCGGCGACCTACACGCCCTACATCAACACATGCGGCGACGACCCTGAGGGCGCGATGCTCGCGCACCTCTACGGAAGCGTGGCGCCGTCCGCGCCGGCACCGGGCGGAACGCTCATGGAGTTCGACCAGAACGCCTACGCGCCGAACGGCAGCGCCTCGTCCATCAGCATGGACGCCAAAGGATTCGCCTACATTCCGGCCGCGTGCGAATCGACCACGTGCCGGCTGATGGTCGCGCTGCACGGATGCCAGCAGGGCCGCGGCCTCATCGGCACCACGTTCGCGACGAAGACGTACCTCAACGAATACGCCGACACCAACACCACGATCGTGCTGTACCCGCAGGCCACCGCGTCGAGCTGGACGGGCGGAAACCCGCAGGGCTGCTGGAACTGGTGGGGCTACGGCGGCGACACCGCCTACGACATGAAGGGCGGCAAGCAGATCGAGACCATCATGCGCATGGTCCGCGCCCTGGGCGGCTGA
- a CDS encoding DUF397 domain-containing protein: MTMTSGGAALSWRKSTHSSSGSDCVELALASPGRAAVLVRDSKFPGGAVFRFGNAEFAAFLFRVKRGELDL; encoded by the coding sequence ATGACGATGACGTCCGGCGGTGCCGCACTTTCCTGGCGTAAGAGCACCCACAGCAGTTCCGGGAGCGACTGCGTGGAGCTCGCCCTTGCGTCCCCGGGCCGCGCCGCGGTCCTCGTGCGCGACTCCAAGTTCCCCGGCGGGGCCGTGTTCCGTTTCGGGAACGCGGAGTTCGCCGCGTTCCTGTTCCGGGTGAAACGCGGCGAACTCGATCTCTGA
- a CDS encoding helix-turn-helix transcriptional regulator: MAVQQSPSVRARQLGRELRGLRTRAGVTIDQVAAEMNWSTAKVSRIETAYTLITVADLNRLLAFYGVDEPTAERYKKLARAARQRGWWESYGDTLLKPYAAFIGLEADAKAMYCYNIAIVHGLLQTPDYARATASSVIPALPPGEIDRIVEVRMKRQSRLHSFDPIELVAVLDEGVLRRRIADVAVMRGQLAHLLDVSALPNVQIRVIPLERGYARGLGDFALLKFQEPAYPEVVYIEQMAGSLIVEDEAQVFTYSTAFDRICGLALDVDETLGLISRIAEDF; the protein is encoded by the coding sequence ATGGCGGTCCAGCAGTCGCCCTCGGTGCGGGCCCGGCAGCTCGGCCGCGAGCTGCGCGGCCTGCGCACCCGGGCCGGAGTGACGATCGACCAGGTCGCGGCGGAGATGAACTGGTCGACGGCCAAGGTCTCGCGCATCGAGACCGCCTACACGCTGATCACCGTCGCGGACCTGAACCGGCTCCTCGCCTTCTACGGCGTGGACGAGCCGACCGCGGAGCGCTACAAGAAACTGGCGCGGGCGGCACGCCAGCGCGGCTGGTGGGAGTCCTACGGCGACACGCTGCTGAAGCCCTACGCCGCCTTCATCGGCCTGGAGGCGGACGCCAAGGCGATGTACTGCTACAACATCGCGATCGTCCACGGGCTGCTGCAGACGCCCGACTACGCGCGGGCGACCGCGAGTTCGGTCATCCCCGCGCTCCCGCCCGGGGAGATCGACCGGATCGTCGAGGTCCGGATGAAGCGCCAGTCCCGGCTGCACTCGTTCGACCCGATCGAGCTGGTGGCCGTGCTGGACGAGGGCGTGCTCCGGCGGCGGATCGCGGACGTCGCGGTGATGCGCGGCCAACTGGCGCACCTCCTGGACGTCTCCGCGCTCCCGAACGTGCAGATCCGTGTCATTCCGCTAGAGCGCGGTTACGCCCGCGGATTGGGCGACTTCGCGCTGCTGAAGTTCCAGGAGCCGGCCTATCCCGAGGTGGTGTACATCGAGCAGATGGCTGGTAGCCTTATCGTTGAGGACGAAGCACAGGTCTTCACTTATTCGACTGCATTCGACCGCATTTGCGGCCTTGCGCTCGATGTCGATGAAACTCTTGGGCTGATCTCCCGCATTGCGGAAGACTTTTAG
- a CDS encoding PHP domain-containing protein, whose product MEPVEALRRIAFLLERAHEPTYRVRAFRTAADLAGRTPPDELAGRARDGTLTALPGIGKVTALVIEEALRGETPVYLRRLEATEGQPLDEAAAALRAALKGDLHTHSDWSDGGSPIREMAETARGLGHAYLALTDHSPRLKVANGLSADRLRRQLDAVASLNEELAPFRVLTGIEVDILEDGTLDQDPDLLERLDVVVASVHSKLRMDRVAMTKRMVAAIANPRVNVLGHCTGRIVKAGGKRGGLRPESEFDAALVFDACAAYDVAVEINSRPERLDPPKRLLRVAVEAGCRFSIDSDAHAPGQLDWQPFGCERAARCGVEASQLVNALSADELVDWTRAEL is encoded by the coding sequence GTGGAGCCCGTCGAAGCGCTGCGCCGCATCGCGTTCCTGCTGGAGCGCGCCCACGAGCCGACCTACCGCGTGCGGGCGTTCCGCACGGCCGCCGACCTCGCCGGGCGGACGCCCCCGGACGAGCTGGCCGGCCGCGCCCGCGACGGGACGCTGACCGCCCTTCCCGGCATCGGCAAGGTCACCGCGCTGGTGATCGAGGAGGCGCTGCGCGGCGAGACCCCCGTCTACCTGCGCCGCCTGGAGGCGACCGAGGGGCAGCCCCTCGACGAGGCCGCCGCCGCGCTCCGCGCCGCGCTGAAGGGGGACCTGCACACCCACAGCGACTGGTCGGACGGCGGCTCGCCCATCCGGGAGATGGCCGAGACGGCGCGCGGCCTCGGGCACGCGTACCTCGCGCTGACCGACCACTCACCGCGCCTCAAGGTGGCCAACGGCCTGTCCGCCGACCGCCTCCGCCGCCAGCTCGACGCCGTCGCGTCGCTGAACGAGGAGCTGGCGCCGTTCCGCGTCCTCACCGGGATCGAGGTCGACATCCTGGAGGACGGCACCCTCGACCAGGACCCCGACCTGCTCGAACGCCTCGACGTCGTCGTCGCCAGCGTCCACTCCAAGCTCCGCATGGACCGGGTGGCCATGACGAAGCGCATGGTCGCCGCGATCGCGAACCCGCGGGTGAACGTCCTCGGCCACTGCACCGGGCGCATCGTGAAAGCCGGCGGCAAGCGCGGCGGCCTGCGCCCCGAGTCGGAGTTCGACGCCGCTCTCGTCTTCGACGCGTGCGCCGCCTACGACGTCGCCGTCGAGATCAACTCCCGTCCTGAGCGGCTCGACCCGCCGAAGCGCCTGCTGCGCGTCGCCGTCGAGGCGGGCTGCCGCTTCTCGATCGACTCCGACGCCCACGCGCCGGGCCAGCTCGACTGGCAGCCCTTCGGCTGCGAGCGCGCCGCCCGGTGCGGGGTGGAGGCGTCCCAGCTCGTCAACGCCCTTTCCGCCGACGAGCTGGTCGATTGGACGCGTGCCGAACTGTGA
- a CDS encoding sensor histidine kinase, giving the protein MAGDETGNARGLLRAVLRDGILAAAVTGRAEPAPPLDRPWPAGLRWTRFLGIGRLPYGLVLNLFWLFVTFLMANGTASMLREPMRTEQAGYPGDGTVLLIAVLVTAPLALRDRHPLAAWRMSFAATMLLALSPWPPDIAYTEGGAFAALMCVYTVTVRCSRDVALGVALLSFAGVWIKDPETAPGASVLLLLPLTVGYAVRVRRTSRRELAEQERRHRDAEAVLTERQRIARELHDVVAHHMSMIAIQAEAAPYKVTDVPDETRRDLAEIRATALDALTELRRILGVLRAEDGAETAPQPGLDRLGELVGNARGAGLRVETRLAGDLAGLPPGVGLSAYRIMQEALSNAMRHAPGSRVDIEVSRDDGLVWLGVVNGPPAAGQLPGTPLPGGGHGLAGMRERAAALGGELTARPTAEGGFAVTATLPLKARETT; this is encoded by the coding sequence ATGGCCGGGGACGAGACGGGAAACGCGCGGGGCCTCCTGCGCGCGGTGCTGCGGGACGGGATCCTGGCCGCCGCGGTGACCGGACGGGCCGAGCCCGCGCCGCCGCTCGACCGGCCCTGGCCGGCGGGCCTGCGGTGGACGCGGTTCCTCGGCATCGGCCGGCTGCCGTACGGGCTGGTCCTGAACCTGTTCTGGCTCTTCGTCACGTTCCTGATGGCCAACGGGACGGCCTCGATGCTGCGCGAGCCCATGCGCACCGAGCAGGCCGGCTACCCCGGCGACGGCACGGTCCTGCTGATCGCGGTGCTGGTGACCGCGCCGCTGGCGCTGCGCGACCGGCATCCGCTGGCCGCGTGGCGGATGAGCTTCGCGGCGACGATGCTGCTCGCCCTGAGCCCGTGGCCGCCAGACATCGCCTACACCGAGGGCGGCGCGTTCGCCGCGCTCATGTGCGTCTACACGGTGACGGTGCGCTGCTCGCGGGACGTCGCGCTGGGCGTCGCGCTGCTGTCGTTCGCCGGTGTGTGGATCAAGGACCCGGAAACGGCTCCGGGGGCGTCGGTGCTGCTCCTGCTGCCGCTGACGGTCGGCTACGCCGTCCGGGTGCGGCGGACGTCGCGGCGGGAGCTGGCCGAGCAGGAGCGGCGGCACCGGGACGCCGAGGCGGTGCTGACCGAGCGGCAGCGGATCGCGCGGGAGCTGCACGACGTCGTCGCGCACCACATGTCGATGATCGCGATCCAGGCGGAGGCGGCGCCGTACAAGGTCACGGACGTCCCGGACGAGACCCGGCGGGACCTCGCCGAGATCCGCGCGACCGCGCTGGACGCGCTGACCGAGCTGCGCCGGATCCTCGGCGTGCTGCGCGCCGAGGACGGCGCCGAGACCGCCCCGCAGCCGGGCCTCGACCGGCTCGGCGAGCTGGTCGGCAACGCGCGCGGCGCGGGCCTGCGGGTCGAGACGCGGCTGGCGGGCGACCTCGCCGGGCTGCCGCCGGGCGTGGGCCTCAGCGCGTACCGGATCATGCAGGAGGCGCTGAGCAACGCGATGCGGCACGCGCCCGGTTCCCGGGTGGACATCGAAGTGTCCCGAGATGACGGTCTAGTGTGGCTCGGCGTGGTGAACGGCCCGCCCGCCGCCGGCCAGCTCCCCGGCACGCCGCTGCCGGGCGGCGGCCACGGGCTGGCGGGGATGCGGGAGCGGGCCGCCGCGCTGGGCGGCGAGCTGACCGCCCGCCCCACCGCCGAGGGAGGATTCGCCGTGACCGCCACGCTGCCGCTGAAGGCGCGGGAGACGACGTGA
- a CDS encoding response regulator transcription factor — translation MTIRVVIVDDQGMVRAGFGVLLNAQPDIEVAGEAVNGEEGLRRIAELAPDVVLMDVRMPVMDGLEATRRLLSGASGDVPKVLMLTTFDLDDYVYAALRAGASGFLLKDASATELADAVRVVAAGDALLSPSVTRRLIAEFSRLGGPRAPSRKRLDELTERETEVLALVARGLSNGEIAAKLVLAEQTVKTHFGRILMKLGLRDRPQAIVYAYEVGLVRPGD, via the coding sequence GTGACGATCCGGGTCGTGATCGTCGACGACCAGGGCATGGTGCGCGCCGGGTTCGGCGTGCTGCTGAACGCCCAGCCGGACATCGAGGTCGCCGGCGAGGCGGTGAACGGCGAGGAGGGGCTGCGGCGCATCGCCGAGCTGGCCCCGGACGTGGTGCTGATGGACGTCCGCATGCCGGTGATGGACGGCCTGGAGGCGACCCGCCGGCTCCTGTCCGGGGCGTCCGGCGACGTCCCGAAGGTCCTCATGCTGACGACGTTCGACCTGGACGACTACGTCTACGCGGCGCTGCGGGCGGGGGCCAGCGGGTTCCTGCTGAAGGACGCGTCCGCGACCGAGCTGGCGGACGCGGTGCGGGTCGTCGCGGCGGGCGACGCGCTGCTGTCGCCGTCGGTCACCCGGCGGCTGATCGCGGAGTTCTCCCGGCTCGGCGGGCCGCGCGCGCCGTCCCGCAAGCGGCTGGACGAGCTGACCGAGCGGGAGACGGAGGTCCTGGCGCTGGTGGCGCGGGGACTGTCGAACGGGGAGATCGCCGCGAAGCTCGTCCTCGCGGAGCAGACCGTCAAGACCCATTTCGGGCGGATCCTGATGAAGCTGGGGCTGCGGGACCGCCCGCAGGCGATCGTCTACGCCTACGAGGTGGGGCTCGTCCGGCCCGGCGACTGA